The nucleotide window GGCCCGGTGCGTTCCGGTCCCGGCGGGCTGTCCTACTTCCGCGCCGGGTCGTCCGACCGCATCCAGGCCCTGCCCGTGAACGTGGACCTGCACGCCACCGAGGAGATGATGAACCAGCGCCGCGAGTCCATCCGGCGCATCTTCATGGGCGACCAGCTCACAGCCGAAGGCCCTGCGGTCACGGCCACCGAGGCGGTCATCCGGCAGGCCGAGAAAATGCGCGTGCTCGGCCCGGTCCTGGGCAGGCTCCAGACCGAATTCCTGAGCCCGCTCATCAAGCGCGTCTTCCGCATCATGCTGCGCTCCGGCGCGCTGCCCGCCTTCCCGGAAGGGCTGACCCCGGACGACCTGGAGGTGCGCTACACCTCCCCGGTCGCCCGCGCCCAGAAACAGTACGAGGCCCAGGGGCTGGCCCAGGTCATGGAGTACCTGAGCCCCCTGGTGGGCAGCGGCGACGCATTCGGCATCATGGACAACTTCGACACCGACCGGGTGGCCCGGCACGTGGCCGAGCTGTTCAATACCCCGTCGGACTACCTCAAGCCCGAGGACGCCGTGGCCTCCGCCCGCGAGGGAAAACAACAGGCCGCCTCTGCCGCGCAGACCGCCTCGACCGTGGCCAATGCGGCGGCCATCGCCAAGACCCTCTCCGAGGCCTACACGGACCGGCCCAACGTGCTCACCGACATATGGGGCATGCTGGCGGGCGGACAGGTCGAATCCCGCGAAGCCGCCCTCGGGCAGCCCGAACCCGGGCAGGAGGCGTCCCATGCCTGACCACAACCCCCTGGAACTGCACCGCGCCTACAGGCGGCTCTTCGATTGCGCGGACGGGCGGACCGTCATGGCCGACCTGGAACAGCGGGGGTGCTTTTCGCGCTCCTCCTTTTCCACCGACAAGGGCCGCACCGCCTTCAACGAGGGCCGCAGGTCCCTGGTGCTGCACGTCAAGCACATGATCGACGAAACCAACTTCATCACAAAGGAGAATGAACGATGACCAAGAATACCGAACAGTGGCAGATGACCCTTCCCGAGGACTGGACCGTGATGCATCCGGGCGACGACGGCGTGGAGACCGAGATTCCGCTGCGCGACCACCCGGCGCTGGCGAAATACGCTTCCAAGGACGAGGCCGTGAAGGCCCTGGTCCACGCCCAGCGCATGCTCGGCAAGACGCCTGAGGGCTACCTGCGCGTGCCCGGCGAGGACGAGGGGCCCGAGGAGATGGCCGCCTTGTACGCCGCCCTTGGCCGCCCGGACAAGGCCGACGGGTACGAGCTGCCGGACATGGACCTGCCCGAGGGGTTCGAGGTGCGCGAGGAAGTGATCAACGGCCTCAGGGAAAAGGCGCATGAACTGGGTCTGAATCCCAGGCAGGTGGCCGGGCTGTACGAGTGGTTCATGCCCCTGGCCATGGATGCCCACCACGGGCTGGAATCCGAGGCAGCGGGTCTGCGTCAGGCCGAGCTGGACGCCCTGCGTTCCGTTCATCGCGGCGACACTCCGGCCATGCTGGACAAGGCCATGCGCGCTGCCGAGGCCATCGGCGGCGACGAGTTGCTGGCCGTGCTGGACAGGACCAACGCGGGCAACCACGCCGCAGTGATCAACGCCTTTGCCAAGCTCGCGCCCATGGTCCTGGAGGGCGGCCTGCGCGGATCGGCCCGCGCCTGGGGCGAAGACCTGTCCCTGGAGCGGCTGCGCGAAATGATGCGCGACCCGCGTTTTTCCGACCCGTCCCGACGCGACAAGGAGTTCGTGAAAAAGGTCAACCAGGGCTTCGAGGCCCTTTATCCCGGCGATTACGTCCCCGGCAGCCGCCTTTAACGGCTCCGGCAAAACAGCGGGCCGGGGTTTTACCCTTTTCCCCCGGCCCGCACCACAAGGAGGGCAGGGAAGTTTCCCTGAACCACGACTACGGGGAGGAAAACAAGCCGGGCGAAAAGTTGGACAGATCGATTGTCCCAGCCAGGCCCAGGCATGATGCCGATGGACGCCAAACAATGGAAATGCGTCCAGAGGATCGCGAAAAGGGTAAGCCCGTGCCCTTGCCGCATCGCAAGGACGAAAAGTCTCAAATCCTCCGTTGAAAAGTAAAAATGTAAGGCGTATGTATCCCGAGAACATCCGGGGTCCGGGTCCTTGCACGGGGCTTTGACGCAGTGCG belongs to Pseudodesulfovibrio portus and includes:
- a CDS encoding Bbp19 family protein yields the protein MPDHNPLELHRAYRRLFDCADGRTVMADLEQRGCFSRSSFSTDKGRTAFNEGRRSLVLHVKHMIDETNFITKENER